The DNA sequence TAAGCATAATAAGTTCCTCTAGAAAAATCTAAACTTTCAAAATGATCTTTCAAATTTTTTTTAAAATTCTGTATGACCAAAATAATTTTGTCAATTTGTGCAGAGTCTATGAGTTTATTTCTTGCCAGCATAAGAACATGCGCAAGATCAATTGATGCTATTCTATCTAATTCTTTTAGCCATTTTTCTTTATTTATTGGTGATCTGAGAATTTTTTTTATTAAGGGATGAGGCTCTTCACCTAATCTTCCCTCTATGTTATTAATATCAATAAAGAAATGCTGAATAGCATGATCTGCGGATTTTTTTGATTCATTTGTATTCGAAGATTTTGTAATCAGATAGCCAATACGATCTCTATAATCATGGTTGATCGTAATTAAATCACCAATATTTTTTGTAAAACAAACTTCTTGAACGTTACTGCATTTTTTTAACACTTCTTCATTCGTAAGATTTACTATTTTACCTTCATCTTTCACAACAAAAAATCTTATAGAGGCACCTTCGTATTTTAGATTTGGAAAATTAACTTCTTGATTTGCAAATAATTTGATAATATGCTCATAAATATCAAATTGGCACGCATAAGTAATCAGCTGAGGAATCATTCCTCCAGCTAACCTTGGATTTACTTCTATCAATACAACTTGAGTTCCAGTTAGTTTAAATTCTATATGAGCAGGTCCAAAACTAAAATTTAATAGCTTCAAGACAGCTTTAATTGTGTTCCAAATATTCTCTTCAACGTCTCTTTCAAATGGAGCTGGAAAATCGTGACCCACTTCAATAAAATATTCATCATCAGACGTATGTTTAGCTGTTAGTCCTAATTCAAAATATTTATCTTTATAAACAAAAATTTCTGCAGAATATTCGGGTCCTTCAACATAAGGTTGGACTAATATGCCAGTGGAAAATGATGTTCCATTTTCTTTGCCATCAAGCTTTAGTAATTTTAAAGCATGCTCCTGTACTTCTTGAAAATTTACACACTTTTTTACTCCCACACTTCCGGATCCTGAAACAGGCTTTAAAATCACAGGAAAATTCAATTCATTGACTTTTTCATAAAGAATTTTTAAATCATCAATAAATAATGATTTAGGAGTTAAAAACGAACTCTCACTTATTTTTTGGCTAAATTTGTTCTTATTTCGACAAAACTCAATGGCTAAAGGGTTATTTCCAGGAAGCCCCAAATTATCAGCAACGTATGCAGTAACTTCCATGTAGTATTCTGAGGTAGAAAAAACCCCAACTAAATTATCAATTTTTTTTAAAAAATCAAAAACAACGTCTTTATCTTTTGTATCTATGTGAATAACATCTACACCTACTTCTTTTAAAAAAAAATATTTAGTTGGGTCACTCGTTAAAAAAACAATCTCCAATCCCATTTCTATAGCTTTATTCAAAAATAACTGTCCCGTTCCAGTTGTATTACTCTCAATAAATCCAAATTTTTTCTTATGCATTCAAAACCTTTTGCAATAGCCTTCTGTTCCATTCGATATAATTCCAATCTAATGACGACGAATCAATCTCCGATACTTTTTCAATTTTTATAGGCTCGATTTTTTTAAAGTCGCATCCTGATTTTTTTATCCATTCATCATCGTATACATTTGAGGAATAGCGGTATCCCATATCTGCGGAGATAAAAACAATTTTCTTTTTTTCTTGTTGCTGAGATACCCATTTTGCAACTTGGTAACAGGCACCTGTAGTTGGCCCGGCATAAAGAGCTGAACGAGAATATAAATCTCTTGTTGCATGAAACGCCTGTGCAGCAGAAATCCAGTGAATTTGGTCAAAAAGCTGATGCAACAGATTTTTAGGCATAATGGAATTCCCTAATCCGCGTAGAATGCGATGATTATTCTTAAGCCCAAAAAGAGTGCTACCAAATGTGTCAACTCCGATTAAAGAAATAGATGGATTGTATTTTCTTAGCTGCATGATTGTACCACATGAGGAGCTACCAGAGCCCACAGAAGCGACCAAAGTGATATCTTCCCCCAAACTTTCTATAATATAATCTCCAAAGCTAGCGTAGGCTTTTAAATGATCTGGGTTATCATATTGTTGAGGCCAAAAAAAAGTAGGATTTTTTGAAAGGTGATCATTCAAAGTTTTAAGCCTTGCAACTTGGTGTCCATTGATAGCATCTGATACAATTTCTACTTTTCCACCCAAATATTCAAGCTGCCGAATTAAACTTTTGTCCATTACAGGATCACTAATGATATGAAAAGGAAAATGATTTTCGGCGCATATAATAGCAAGTCCCAAAGCATAAGTTCCGCTGGACGTTTCAATAATGGTTGACCCCTTTTGAAGAGACCCATCGCGAATAGCTTTTTCAATAACATATTTAGCCGGCAACAATTTCATTAACGAAAATGATGCTAAAATTAAATTTTCTTCAATCTCTATCAAATTGGGTAAACATATCGAATCAGAATATCGTTTAGTTATTTTCAAAGCGCTCACCTTTAATTAAAGATCATATATTTCATAATTGTAACCCATACTGCAAACAACATTAGCTAGTTCTCTTATTTTTTTTATAAACATGGGATGTCTTTTATCGACCAAAAAGCCAATATAAGTTCCACTGTGAGCAACAACAACCCCTGGCAAGCTTAATTTTGCAGAAATTTCATTAAATTCTTTAAATAGCTTTTTAGGATTAAACTGTTGATTAAGCCCCCCACTTTGAGTAGCTACATGGCCAATAATAGATATGTCATTTTTAACTACGGCTTTTTCTATGACTGCATGCAAATAGTCATAAGTTTCTTTGATTTTTTTGCCATAAGTTCGTGAAACTCTATTATATTCTAGAGTATCAATTGCACCCCCTTCATCAACCCCTAAAATAACCGCATCTTTTAATTTGCCAAGGACTTTATTCAACTTGACTTGTTTATAATAGTAGGAGACTATTCCCGGATACATTACCCCATCAGTTGGTTCAATCCCTCTGATTGCATCTTCAATATCAAGAGAGTTCAGGTTTAAAGTGTAAGCATTGCTTAATACTTTAGCCACAGCAACCAAATCAGCTGAAGAACTTCCTAATCCCTTACCAACAGGAAAATGAGTTTCTACTGAAACAGCTCCTCCCTTTTTTAATTGATATTTTTCGCAAATTTTATCGACCATCATTTGGCATTTATTTTTATCTGGATTTGACACCTCAATTTTTTTGAGTGAATCGTCAAAAACAAAACTCGCTATGGAATATATCTTAACTGGTGAGGTGATTAAGAAAGGTTGATCGTCACATCCAACTCCTTGCAAAAACTCACCAAATACACCATTTGAATTAGCTTCAAAAATCATAAACTTTAATCCATTTTACTATAGCTTTCAATTTGCAAAGAAAGTTCTTTAATAGTTGGATACTGAAACAAAAAAGTCGAAGGCATATCAATTCCAAATTCTTTCCGAATTTGTGCCATTATTTTCATTCCTTGCAGGGAATGCCCACCGATTTTGAAAAAATGATCTTGAATTCCAATTTTAGGTAAATTTAGCGTAGTAGACCATAAATCAACCAGATAGTTCTCTAAAATTGTTTCTGGATGACAATATTGGTTTGTGCGTATATGTTCATGACTAGGCTTGGGAAAATTTTTCTTATCTAATTTCCCATTAAATAAAAGCGGAAACTGCTGAAGAAAGACTACATCATTTGGAATCATATACTCAGGCAACATATGACTTAATTCATTTTTTAGAAATTTTACAAATTCTGAAAACTTTTCTTCATCATAAGTATGATGATTGTATAAAATTAAATAGGCAATTAACCTTTTCTGACCAACGAGATCCTCTCTAATAATGGCTACAGCTTGTGCAACTTCCTTCAAAGTTAATAAAGCACCTTCAATTTCGCCAATTTCAATACGATGTCCACGGAGCTTAACTTGGCTATCCTTTCTTCCTAAGTAATCTAAGACGCCATCATGCTGAAAAACTCCCATATCTCCTGTTCTATAAAATCTCCTACTAGGAGAAGGTAAAAAGGGATCAGGTAAAAAAGATGCCGCTGTTTTAGCTGGATCATTTAAATACCCCCTGCCCACACCATCGCCACCTATGTAAATCTCACCCTTACAACCTATGGGCAAAGGGTCCATAAATTTATCCAAAACATATAGCTGTGAATTCATGACAGTACCACTTACAGGCATAATATCAGGATGTGTATGATAATTTTCCTTTGTCAGGATAAAGTGTGTTGCATCATCAGAAACTTCAGTTGCTCCGTAACCATTCATAATATTGACATTTGGATATATTTTGAACCAACGCTTACATATATGCTGATTAAGCCCTTCTCCAGTTAAAAAAAGCCATTTTACACATTGAAAGGCCTGTTCTCTACCATTTTCAAGTTCGTCTAAAATAACCATCATATGGCTAGGAACTAATTGTAAAATTTGAGGTGAATGCCTTTCCACAGAATTGACAAGAAATTCAGGTTCACACGCGTCCTGTCCAACAAAAACACTTACCGTTCCACCTACAAATAAAGGAGTGATAAATTGCCAAATGGATATATCAAAACTTTGAGTTGCCGTTTGAGCGATCTTATTATTTTTTGATACGCACAAATCCCGTATCTTTGCATAAGAATGATTTAGCATCCCTTGATGCTCAATAACAGCCCCTTTAGGATTGCCTGTGGAACCCGATGTGTAAATGATAAAAGCTACATGATTTCCACATGCAGGATATGTTTCAGGAAACGTTTCCGTTTCTTCAAATAAACATTCAACATTAATAACATTTGCCAGTTTCCCACAATCTTCAAGGGCTTTTTTGCTAAATTTTTCATCTGTAATAACCACTTTGGCTTTAGAGTCAAGCAGTATAGTTTCAACGCGTGCTTGTGGCAGGCCTGTATCGATAGGCAAATAAATAGCATTAATTTGCCAAATGCCTAGCAAAACCATCCAGTAATTCATATCTCTAGTCATAAATACCGCGATAACATCTTGTTGACCGACTTCCAGCTTGAGCAAGTTAGCTCCAATCTTTTTTGAGATTTCCCACAACTCTCCGTAGGTGACATGATGCTCACTATTTTCCATTGCAATGCAGTCAAAGTACTTACCGACATTATTTTTGAAAACATCCATGAATGGCTTATCCTTAGGGTATTCCATTTCAGTTTGATTCCACTTCTTTACCATCAAATCACTTTCTTCGTTCATTAATAAACAAATTTGTGAAATTTTCATTTCTTTCGCAAAAGCGTTTTTGCTAAATTCTAAGAAACGTTGTAACAGCAGTCTGAATGGGACGTTTTCTTTTTCGCTTTGAAAGCGATGAGAAGACCAAAATAAAGTCATACTGAGAGTCTGAGGATTAAGAGATATAATGACAGGAAAAGCCTTCTGAACAATATCAAGTACTTTTTCGCCAATAAAAAGGATTATGGGTGTGTGCAGGTCTAGATGAATTCCGTAATTTCTTTGAACAATATCTTTTGACAACGATAAAATTTCATTGGCAAAATCATTTTTTATCAAAGATTTGACTTCTGCAATAGTCATATCTGGATTAAGCGGATAAAAAAAAGGAATCCCAGAAAAAACGTAGGATTCGATTTCATCTGTTAATCCAAGAGTTTCTTGATTAAGAATATTTAGGGTGAATTCCTCATAGTTGTTTAACTTAAAAAGATAGACATAAAGTAAAGCAACAACTTTTTCTACAAATTCATCTTTGAAAAAATCTAATGAAATACTCATTTGATGATAATTAGAATTGTTTGAATTGTGTTTACCACTATCCAAAAAAGGAATATCTAAAGATTTTTTTTCGAGAAAATTGCGGCATAAATTGCTTTCAGAGCTTCTGATCACATTTAAATTTTTAAAACTTGATTTCTGTTCACCTAATTTATTCCCAATGTGAATTTGATGTTTTTCGCATAAATTTTTCAGATTACATTCTTTATTGTCAAAATCTACGATGTGACTAATCTGTACATTTTTATCTCTTGTCGAAACAATTAATCCGCCTTCAATTATTTCCAAGAGTCTTCCAGACCCAACGGTCGAATGAGCAAGACAACTCTTTATTTCTTTAACAATAAATAAAGAATTCCCAAGGACAATTTTGGGCACATGAAACGGATTTTGATAATCTCCATAATTGCAAGCTCTAAAAAGATCCAAAATCTGCTCTGACGTACTATCAAAATCGATTATTCCATGATTCAAAAAATGCTGAGGAATAGCATTGTCGTTCTTATGAAAGGAGGGCTCTCCACTACAATTCATCGTATAATCTTTTATCAATTCTATATATTGAATCATTTCCATGAATGACTCTAAGGCAATCTCAAGACCTTTCATAGATAGTGTTAAAGCCGAATCTTCTTTCTCAACAGAGTATTTTTTTTGAAAAATAATCTTTCCGGCATACAAATCCCCCTCACAAGTATGCCAAGTAATCCCGCTTTTTTTTTCAGAGTTTAAAATTACCAAAGAAGGAGCATACATATGTGGATAATTTGGTAATAAAGAATTTTGACAGTGTATGCGAAGAAACGGCATGCTATAAAAAACTTGAGGAATGTAAACAACGGGATTTAGCAAAAGCACGCAGCTTGCAAAAGATAAATCATTTAAATAATCTAAGTATTTTTTATACTGCGAAAAATACGGAATAGCATTTTCATGAGCAATTTGAGCAATTTGAGTATCACTTGAATAAATGCATGAAATACGACGTTTTTGGCTTAAAAGTTGTTTTAGGCATTGAAGGCAAAAATTGCCATTTCCAACCATACTGTAGACTCGTTCCATATTTCTTCTCATATTATTGGGTAAATCCGGATGTTTTAAAACAAAAATAAAAAATTTTCCTCTTTCTAAAGCAAAAGGTATATTTTTATTTTTTTTTATATTTATCGTCCATTTCAAATTCACAAAATTTAAACTTTTTTTGTGTATGTAAAAGATAATTGGCTAGTAAATCGACTCTACGAAGAATATGAAGCTATTTTGGATGCTTCTTGCCATGCTTGGAATTGGTTTGTTGATCTACGCGGAAAAAATCCACCAGCTTTGTTCAAGATCGTGGGCTGTTTTGTGATTTTAATTTTGGGGAATGGCATTACTTGCCAATTGCAGCTTAAAAAAACCAACGTTCAGATTAACAAGAATTAGAAAAATTATATTTGTCCTTAAATTTTAAATGGGAAGCAAGCGTACGCCAAAAGGATTCACAACTTTTTGGACACGACCTCTCGAAACGCGGATTTTTAAAGATCCGAAAGGCTCAGCCAGAGATTCCGGAGGAGAAGATTTAATAACTGTCGCAGCAATCCAGTGAGCAGTGTGAGGCAATTTGACAAGAATCCGCCTTTCTTTTTTTATGCCATGCATATCTAGAATTTCAGTCGATTGCAGAGCAATTTCTTTTGAAACAGGATAGCCGTCCACAATTTTATCCTTTGAACCTTCTTCCAAAATCTTTAGTATGGCCGATGGGAATGCTAAATGTTTGCTATGGATATTTAGATCAACAATCGTTTCATCTTGGTGATGAGAGATAAGGAATTTCGCATAATCGAGTGCCTTGTTTTGATCATCTTGTTGCAAAAAATGCTGCAAAATAGACACATGAAGAGCTAAGTAAAAAATTTTTGTCTCTGCAGGATCTTTAGCAGTATATACAAGACGTTCACGCTGGCTGATCAATAAATCAATCGCATGTACGTCGTTCAAAATATCTTCTAAAGCCCATGCAGAAAATTCATTTAACCCAAAAAATCGATTTTCACTTCCGAATGCACAAAATTGGCGTGGATGTGTATGTAAAAAGTTTACTAAAGCAAAAAAGACCTTTGAAAATAAAGGAGAATCCTCTTTTTGAAAATGCAATCCTATGTGTGAGAGAATCGCCTGGCATTCTTTTTCCCATTTTTGAGCAAAACATCTTTGCATCAAAGCATGAAAATAAGGTGCCCCGGCTTTAAACCAATGTAAAGTATTCTCTTTGGAATCCCACAATGTTTTCCAAGTCTGCACATTGCCCTTGTCCAAATTTTCTAACTTGAGCGCTGTTAGCTTCTCCCGCTCTGCTAAAGTGTCTTCTAATGCCTTGACTAGAACATGAATAATTATTTTGAGTTTTTTTTCAGATTTTATTTCTTCCTCATGAAAACGCCATCTAAAAAGGAGCATTTTTAAACGCGCATCATATTCTGGATAGATTTCACATTTTAAGTTTTGCGCAATACTCTGCACACACACATTCTTCCCAATCGTTTCCATACGCCCCCCACGATTGTGTCCAATGATGCGTACTTCTACTTCCACTTGTTGGGTTAAAAGATGGTAAGTTACATCAATAATCGTGCTATGATTTTTAACGGGGATATTATACTTCAAGCTAAAGCATGGATAATGATACGACACCCCTACCCAGTTCGCATGAACAGGAACTTGAACTCCTGGTCTAATGAAACAATCCTGTTTGATACTAAGCAATGCGTGATGCAACGGATAAATTTCTGAAGGTAATTTTCCTTCCCAAAGAGGGATGCATGCAGTCATCTGTGCAATTAAAATGTTTTGGTGCATTAACGAACACAAATCTTCTAACGTCGCATGTGTGGGTAATTCTTGGCTTTTGAAGTAGGCGCTACTAATGACTAACGCATTGACGTTAAAACCTGTACTGGGCAGAAGTTGCTCTTCCCCATTAGAGGTAATCTGATTAAAGCTACGCTGAATGGCTTGAATGATGGTTTGTCGATAGTCTCCTGGTAATTTATCTCCAAATCCCTCAATTGACCGAATCCATTCTTCGATATTTGCCGATGGAATGTGCGTGACCCAAATTTTCATTAATTCTAAGAAAGGAATAAGCATTTCTCTGAAACGAAATACCTGAAGAGCTTTGTCATGATACATAGAGCTACTTTTCAGCTCTTTCATGGCAAGATCATACATTTCAATCGATTCTTGCAGGAATTTCAATAAGACAACACGTATTAGCCATTGATTGTCTGGAATGGAGAAGAATTGATAGGCAACGTCATTTAATTCAAGTAAGAGACTGATTTTGAATTCTCTCCAAAGTCTTTCATAATGCTCAGGTAGAGCCCACAGAGCTAATCTGTCTCTAAAGTTATTCCAATTTTGTCGAGCACTCGCAATCTGACGCATAGCTGGAAGGGAAATTTTAAATTGTGCTTCCAAGTGATTAAGAAGATCTTTGGAAGATTCTGCATACTTTTCCCTCCACGCATACGCAAAAGCTATATTAATCCACTCTTCATTAATTTGGTTTTCTTGAATTTCATGAATTAAATATTCCAGTTTTTTAAGCGTTTCGGATTCTAGAAATAACGGCTCGATAAAAGCTTTCCAAGCCATTTTGACTTGAGGAAGAACAGCGAATTTTTCCATTTGAAAAATTAAATATTGTTCTTGAAGAATTTCACGTCGCGAATCTGTTTCGACGATATCCACACTTCTTTTTTGAAAAAACAACGCCTCTAATCTTTTAAGAGCGTGTAAACGCTGTTTACGTGGAACCTCTCTTAAAAAATACATCTGAAGAATTTTATGGGCATGGCTTAACAGCACATCCATTCGTTTTTGAAGAATGGGCTTATCTTCAAGCGTTTGCATATCCCATGCCAACGTTCCCACAAGCTTCTGAACGGGTATATTCTCGGTGAGTCTATGGGCTTCTCTAAATAAAGTCTCTATCTCCTTATCCGTCAGGGCTTGCCGAAAATTCAGTTTTTTTAAGGTCGTCTCTAGTTCATACCGTGGAATGGATTCAATCGAAGGAATTGGGTGATAGGTCCAGCCTTCCTCTAAAACGCCCTTTTCGCTTAACCATTCCCACAATTGGGTTTTATCGCGATCTTGGCCATGTATGATAAATAATTTTCCCTGCTGAGGATCAATCAATGCAAATGCATCGGCACGATCTAGTTCTTCAGGAAGAACATCGATCCCGCACAAAACTTCAATACCTTGTTCACGTAATGAGCATGCGGCATGGGAAGTTGCAGCTGCAGAAAGTCTCGCAAAAATCGCTTTTGCGGTAGGCTTACTTTCTTGCAGATAATGGTTAAATCCTTTCTCCAAAGTAACATCTTGTAAAAGATCATAAGAACCTGTTAATAGGGTCACAGCTCCTTTCGAAGCAATAGTTTCACCTTGATAAACTGTAAAATCCCCTACACAAGCATGTAAATTCGACTCATTCACAAAGCTTGGACCTAGCTTTTTTGTTTCAATCAAAGGCCTGGCCTGAACCAAATAAAGCGTTTGATGAGAATACACCCATTCCACTTCCATCATTTTTTTGTAGAAAGCTTGAATTTTCCCGGCAATTTGATAAAAAGCAAAAAGTTGTTCGTGATTTAAAGTCGCACTTGTTCGCAATTCCCACGGATTATCAATTGTAACAAACTCTCCCGCTAAACTAGGAACCATCCTTTTCTTTTTAAAACGAATGATCGCATGCACATCGTCTGGATACACATAAAAGCTATCACAAGGCTGAATATTTTTGACTAGAGCTTCGTTATGACCATAAAGGGCCTGTATTTGAATAAGCTTTGGAGTATGTCCCAAAATTTCTTGGGTGTGCAAAATGCCAGATACAGGAATCCCTAAGCGACAATTTTTTTCATAAATTTCCCCAACCATTACCTGAACAAAGACTGATAAAAAAGGAGAAGAATAGGGATCATCCTCACCAAAAATGCGTAAACGCAAAGATTTTACAGAATGATAGGATGCAATCACTTTTCCAATGGCAGCTGAAATCGCTGCGATTTCTGGCAAAATGCCAGACTCAGAACGGTTTCCCCCTGCATTTGAAAAGGTTTCTCCATCCTCTCTTCCTGTACTCCGAACAACAAGCACCTGATTATTTTCGACTTCCTTACCGATAAATGCATCCAAAGCTGGTGATTCAAAAGGATGATTTGCAAACAAATGGATAAGGTTTTCTTGAATCTTCCATAACGACAATTGCGCATCCGGGCTAAACAGAATTCCTTCTTTCTGAATCTGCGTGAATATCGTCCAATCGTCCAAATATTCAGGGTAGTATTGCTGAATGTGCGCGAAAATTTCAGAATGCGCAAAGCAAATGAAGGGAGGAACGCGAACCTGAATATCTGGAATGGATAACAAATGGCATAATTCATTCAATTTAATAAGATTAGCAGCTTTGTGCCCAAAATTAGTTTCCGGAATCACTCTCAGATTCAATCCTTCATATATCGATGTTGATCAACGTTGGTATTTTCCAATTAAGACAGCTTTCGCAAGGATGTGACCTCCCATAGCATCCAATACACTTTTTTTGGAACTTCCTTTTGGTAAATTAAGCTTAATATCTAGCGCATAAACTTGGATGACATAGCGATGAGGATTTCCTGGTGGAGGGCAAGGTCCTCGATATTTATCGACTTGAAAACCATTTTTGCCTTCCATTGGAACATGGGCGCCTTCTTCCAAAAGCTGCGTCGTGGGAGGTAAATTCCAGACAATCCAATGGTCAAATACACCTTTAGGTGCATCTGGATCTTCAATAATCAAAGTTAAACTTTTAGCACCATCCGGAACATTGTGAAATTCGAGTGGTGGAGATAGGTCCTCTCCTTCACACGTGTATTTTTGGGGAATCTTCTGTTCATGCTCAAATGCAGGACTTGCAATTTCCATATATGACTCGATTTAAAAGTTATTCTTCAGGTTCGAGAGAATCCACTTTTTCTGCTCGAATTCCCCGTTTATGATCTTCCTTTAAATTTTTGATTAAATTTTGAAAATCTTCAATCGTATTCCAAAAAAGAGAGGCTTGTAAGGCTCCTGCTTTTTCTTGTGTAACTTTATCTTTAATCACATGAATTTCTGTCAAAAGTTTCTGTATAAGTTGTATTTCCTTTGCAAATTCGGAATGAGATTCAAGAGACTTAACATTGTAATCACGTAAGTTTCTCAGGTTCTTCAATACGGCATGCGTTTCTTTTAAATGATGAGAAAAATCATCTATCTCTTTTTTAGAAACAGGGGCTTTAGATGTAGAGATGATCTCTATGAAATCCTCAAGAGTTTTGGAAGCTTGACTCAAAACTTGATGAATAGAATTATCCATGGTTACACCTTATGGTTTTCCGATTAAATCTTCGACAGCATCAACAAGAGATTCTTCATGAAAACTCCCTTTTGATAAATAATAATTTGCACCCGCTTCCATTCCTAACAAACGATCTTCTTCTTTTTCCTTGTAGGAAACAATCATCACTGGAAGATTCTTTAGTTTTGGGTCGTTTTTAATGTGGCGCACAAGCTCAATTCCATTCATGCGAGGCATATCAACATCGGTCACAACCAGATGGTATTGCCCAATTCTGACCGCATTCCAACCATCCATTCCATTAATTGCAACGTCTACTTCATAACCTTTATTTTGCAAAAGCCTTTTTTCAACTTCTCGAACCGTAATCGAATCATCCACAACCAAAATGCGTTTTTTCAAATTTCGTTTTTCTCTTTCTGGTTTAGGACGCAATTTTTCAGGCTGACCTGCAGCTAAAACAGTGTCAATGGAACGCAACAGATCTTCCACGTCCAAAATCAGCAAAGGCGTGCCATCTTCCATTAAAGCTCCGGCACTTAGATCCATGATTTTGCCTAAGCGAACATCTAACTCTTGCACGACAAGTTCTCTTTCACCCAAAAAGGTATCGACAACTAACCCGTAATAGTTAGAAAGATTATTCAACAAAATAACAGAGTATACATCGGCTGTTTCTTTAGGGGCTTCAACATTTAAAATTTGATGGGCAGAGATTAAACCAATATTAACTCCTTCAAATTTAAAATACTGCCGATTTTCCATGGTCTCAATTGACTCTTTTGGCACTAGCAAAGCGGAATCAATCCTTGAAAGAGGAAATGCATATGGCTCCCCAGAAATCTCGACGAGGAGTGCGCGAATGACAGATAAAGTCAAGGGGAGCTGTAACTGAAAAGAGATCCCTTTTTTTGGTACAAAAGAGATTTGAAGTTTTCCT is a window from the Parachlamydia acanthamoebae genome containing:
- a CDS encoding PEP/pyruvate-binding domain-containing protein; its protein translation is MIPETNFGHKAANLIKLNELCHLLSIPDIQVRVPPFICFAHSEIFAHIQQYYPEYLDDWTIFTQIQKEGILFSPDAQLSLWKIQENLIHLFANHPFESPALDAFIGKEVENNQVLVVRSTGREDGETFSNAGGNRSESGILPEIAAISAAIGKVIASYHSVKSLRLRIFGEDDPYSSPFLSVFVQVMVGEIYEKNCRLGIPVSGILHTQEILGHTPKLIQIQALYGHNEALVKNIQPCDSFYVYPDDVHAIIRFKKKRMVPSLAGEFVTIDNPWELRTSATLNHEQLFAFYQIAGKIQAFYKKMMEVEWVYSHQTLYLVQARPLIETKKLGPSFVNESNLHACVGDFTVYQGETIASKGAVTLLTGSYDLLQDVTLEKGFNHYLQESKPTAKAIFARLSAAATSHAACSLREQGIEVLCGIDVLPEELDRADAFALIDPQQGKLFIIHGQDRDKTQLWEWLSEKGVLEEGWTYHPIPSIESIPRYELETTLKKLNFRQALTDKEIETLFREAHRLTENIPVQKLVGTLAWDMQTLEDKPILQKRMDVLLSHAHKILQMYFLREVPRKQRLHALKRLEALFFQKRSVDIVETDSRREILQEQYLIFQMEKFAVLPQVKMAWKAFIEPLFLESETLKKLEYLIHEIQENQINEEWINIAFAYAWREKYAESSKDLLNHLEAQFKISLPAMRQIASARQNWNNFRDRLALWALPEHYERLWREFKISLLLELNDVAYQFFSIPDNQWLIRVVLLKFLQESIEMYDLAMKELKSSSMYHDKALQVFRFREMLIPFLELMKIWVTHIPSANIEEWIRSIEGFGDKLPGDYRQTIIQAIQRSFNQITSNGEEQLLPSTGFNVNALVISSAYFKSQELPTHATLEDLCSLMHQNILIAQMTACIPLWEGKLPSEIYPLHHALLSIKQDCFIRPGVQVPVHANWVGVSYHYPCFSLKYNIPVKNHSTIIDVTYHLLTQQVEVEVRIIGHNRGGRMETIGKNVCVQSIAQNLKCEIYPEYDARLKMLLFRWRFHEEEIKSEKKLKIIIHVLVKALEDTLAEREKLTALKLENLDKGNVQTWKTLWDSKENTLHWFKAGAPYFHALMQRCFAQKWEKECQAILSHIGLHFQKEDSPLFSKVFFALVNFLHTHPRQFCAFGSENRFFGLNEFSAWALEDILNDVHAIDLLISQRERLVYTAKDPAETKIFYLALHVSILQHFLQQDDQNKALDYAKFLISHHQDETIVDLNIHSKHLAFPSAILKILEEGSKDKIVDGYPVSKEIALQSTEILDMHGIKKERRILVKLPHTAHWIAATVIKSSPPESLAEPFGSLKIRVSRGRVQKVVNPFGVRLLPI
- a CDS encoding YbhB/YbcL family Raf kinase inhibitor-like protein produces the protein MEIASPAFEHEQKIPQKYTCEGEDLSPPLEFHNVPDGAKSLTLIIEDPDAPKGVFDHWIVWNLPPTTQLLEEGAHVPMEGKNGFQVDKYRGPCPPPGNPHRYVIQVYALDIKLNLPKGSSKKSVLDAMGGHILAKAVLIGKYQR